Proteins from a genomic interval of Arvicola amphibius chromosome 14, mArvAmp1.2, whole genome shotgun sequence:
- the LOC119801175 gene encoding late cornified envelope protein 1A-like, translated as MSCQQSQQQCQPPPKCCPPKCPPVSSCCGSSSGGCCGSSSGGCCSSGGGGCCLSHHRPRRSFRRHRHSSGCGSSGGSSGCCGSSGGSSGCCGSSGGSSGCCGGSSGGSSQQSGDCC; from the exons ATGTCCTGccagcagagccagcagcagTGCCAGCCTCCTCCCAAGTGT TGCCCTCCTAAGtgccctcctgtctcttcctgctgtggctccagctctgggggCTGCTGTGGTTCCAGCTCCGGGGGCTGCTGCAGCTCTGGCGGTGGCGGCTGCTGCCTGAGCCACCACAGGCCCCGCAGATCTTTCCGTCGCCATCGTCACAGCTCTGGATGCGGTAGCAGCGGTGGCAGCAGTGGCTGCTGTGGCAGCAGCGGTGGCAGCAGTGGCTGCTGTGGCAGCAGCGGTGGCAGCAGTGGCTgctgtggtggcagcagtgggggCAGCAGCCAGCAGTCTGGGGACTGCTGCTGA